A single Tenacibaculum sp. 190524A02b DNA region contains:
- a CDS encoding type IX secretion system membrane protein PorP/SprF — MNKLFKHISILIFLTISSIIYSQQDPQYTQYMYNTMSVNPAYVGSKGHSVINVLARTQWVGIDGAPDTQTLSFDTPLGYSGVGLGFNLVNDAIGPSNETYLDANVSYTVRTSEEGNLAFGLKLGGRFFNVDWNKGVYRDKADQSLQANISRFLPTIGAGIYYYKPKWYLGLAVPNILRTEHYDDVAAGGSVATERMHFFLIGGYVFDLSDSVKFKPAVLSKIVSGAPLSLDVSANFLFNERFRVGAAWRWDDSISALLGFQITESLQIGYAYDLTTSNYSNYNSGTHELMLRYEIFKEQTMKSPRFF; from the coding sequence ATGAATAAGCTATTTAAACATATAAGTATACTAATATTTTTAACAATTTCTAGTATCATATATTCACAGCAAGATCCTCAGTATACTCAATATATGTATAATACAATGAGTGTGAATCCAGCGTATGTTGGTTCAAAAGGTCATAGTGTAATAAACGTATTAGCAAGAACCCAATGGGTAGGTATTGATGGAGCACCTGATACCCAAACATTGAGTTTTGATACTCCGCTAGGATATAGTGGTGTAGGTTTAGGTTTTAACTTGGTAAATGACGCAATAGGTCCTTCCAATGAAACCTATTTAGATGCTAATGTATCTTATACTGTTAGAACAAGCGAAGAAGGAAATTTAGCCTTTGGATTAAAGTTGGGAGGACGCTTTTTTAATGTTGATTGGAATAAAGGGGTATATAGAGATAAAGCAGATCAAAGTTTACAGGCTAATATTAGTAGGTTTTTGCCAACAATTGGAGCAGGTATATATTATTATAAGCCTAAGTGGTATCTTGGGTTGGCAGTGCCTAATATTTTAAGGACAGAACATTATGATGATGTAGCAGCAGGAGGAAGTGTGGCAACAGAAAGAATGCACTTCTTTTTAATTGGAGGATACGTGTTTGATTTGTCTGATTCTGTTAAGTTTAAACCTGCTGTTTTATCCAAAATTGTATCTGGAGCACCTTTATCATTAGATGTTTCTGCTAACTTTTTATTTAACGAAAGGTTTCGAGTAGGAGCCGCTTGGAGATGGGATGACTCAATTAGTGCTTTGTTAGGTTTTCAAATAACAGAATCCCTGCAAATAGGCTATGCATATGACTTAACCACTTCTAATTATAGTAATTATAATTCAGGAACGCACGAGTTAATGCTGAGATACGAGATATTTAAAGAACAAACCATGAAATCACCTCGATTCTTTTAA
- a CDS encoding OmpA family protein, translating to MKKAILFILLVATVSSFGQRKYAANRYFQEYSYKKAAELYEYIVKDDKSYDVVSKLADSYYYNAEFEKSEKWYSILANKYAKQMEPKHIFRYAQSLKSNGKVGESDDWLLKLRDKSSDSRAEALENNRDYFAEFSNKEKIYINVHNLSSNTKYSDFGGFVQDEKFYFASTKPDKKVSSKLYRWNNQPYLNIYTSNQKLLDKNGIMDVDKPEKVQSLSTKYHESNAVITNDGYIMYFTRDNYDGKKLRGDKKRTTHLKIYKATKNGEGWGNIKELPFNSNEYSIGHPALSKDEKTLYFVSDMPAGFGATDIYKVAILGGDKYGDVINLGKEINTEGREMFPYVGTNNTLYFASDGHLGLGALDVFESKIIEGKLTEPVNLGAPINSPLDDFAFTLNRERTGGYFSSNRGGGKGDDDIYSFLIYSCKEDINGVITDSRTGAPIDNVKVRLINEKGEPVSEQITKADGAYSFKKIDCEKNFVVTASKQDYKATQKKTGTEDIDDKIVTANLQLESLIVGDQIVIAPIYFDYDKYFIREDAKYELENVVTVMQNNPGMVIKIESHTDSRGGKVYNRTLSDNRAKSTRDYIISRGIGSERIQSAIGYGEDYLLNKCDDANQSNCSEAEHQRNRRSYFYIVKNPGNIKVVNQFK from the coding sequence ATGAAAAAAGCAATACTCTTCATATTATTAGTAGCTACAGTAAGTAGTTTTGGACAGCGTAAGTATGCTGCTAATAGATATTTTCAAGAATATTCATACAAAAAAGCAGCAGAGCTATATGAATATATTGTAAAAGATGATAAGTCTTACGATGTAGTAAGTAAACTAGCTGATTCTTACTATTACAATGCTGAATTTGAGAAGTCCGAAAAATGGTATTCCATATTAGCAAATAAATATGCTAAACAAATGGAGCCTAAACATATTTTTCGTTACGCTCAATCGTTAAAAAGTAATGGTAAAGTAGGTGAATCAGATGATTGGCTTTTAAAGCTTAGAGATAAATCTTCAGACAGTAGGGCAGAAGCACTTGAAAATAATCGTGATTATTTTGCAGAGTTTTCTAATAAAGAAAAGATATATATAAATGTGCATAATTTGTCGTCTAATACAAAGTATTCTGATTTTGGAGGTTTTGTTCAAGATGAAAAATTTTATTTTGCTTCTACCAAACCAGATAAGAAAGTTTCTTCAAAATTATATAGATGGAATAATCAACCTTATTTGAATATTTATACATCTAATCAAAAGTTATTAGATAAAAATGGTATAATGGATGTTGATAAGCCTGAAAAAGTACAATCATTAAGCACAAAATACCATGAATCAAATGCAGTAATAACCAATGATGGTTACATCATGTATTTTACAAGAGATAATTACGATGGTAAAAAACTCAGAGGAGATAAAAAACGAACCACGCATTTAAAAATCTATAAAGCCACAAAAAATGGCGAAGGTTGGGGAAATATTAAAGAACTACCTTTTAATAGTAATGAGTATTCAATTGGACATCCAGCTTTAAGTAAAGATGAAAAAACATTGTACTTTGTATCTGATATGCCAGCTGGATTTGGAGCAACGGATATTTATAAAGTTGCTATTTTAGGAGGTGATAAATATGGAGATGTTATAAACTTAGGAAAAGAAATAAATACAGAGGGAAGAGAAATGTTTCCTTATGTAGGTACTAATAATACGCTGTATTTTGCTTCAGATGGACACTTAGGTTTGGGAGCTTTAGACGTATTTGAATCAAAAATTATAGAAGGAAAATTAACAGAACCAGTTAATTTAGGCGCGCCCATTAATAGCCCATTAGATGATTTTGCATTTACCTTAAATAGAGAAAGAACAGGCGGTTATTTTTCTTCTAATCGAGGAGGAGGAAAAGGAGATGATGATATATATAGCTTTTTAATTTACAGTTGTAAAGAAGATATTAATGGAGTGATTACAGACTCTAGAACAGGAGCACCTATAGACAATGTAAAAGTACGTTTGATAAATGAAAAAGGAGAGCCAGTATCAGAACAAATAACTAAAGCAGATGGAGCTTATTCATTTAAAAAGATAGACTGTGAAAAGAATTTTGTAGTAACAGCGTCTAAGCAAGATTATAAAGCAACACAAAAGAAAACAGGAACAGAAGATATAGATGATAAGATTGTAACAGCAAATTTACAGTTAGAATCTTTGATAGTTGGAGATCAGATAGTAATAGCACCAATATATTTTGATTATGATAAGTACTTTATTAGGGAAGATGCTAAATACGAGTTAGAAAATGTAGTTACTGTAATGCAAAATAACCCAGGAATGGTTATTAAAATAGAATCACATACAGATAGTAGAGGAGGAAAAGTGTATAATAGAACGTTGTCTGATAACAGAGCAAAGTCTACACGAGATTACATTATTTCAAGAGGAATAGGAAGTGAGAGAATCCAAAGTGCTATTGGATATGGAGAAGATTACTTGCTAAATAAATGTGATGATGCAAATCAATCTAACTGTTCAGAAGCTGAGCATCAACGTAACAGAAGGTCTTACTTTTATATTGTTAAAAACCCAGGGAATATTAAAGTGGTAAACCAATTTAAATAA
- the ileS gene encoding isoleucine--tRNA ligase: MSTKFTEYKGLDLPKVAEEILNYWSENNIFEKSITSREGNEPFVFFEGPPSANGLPGIHHVMARTIKDIFCRYKTQKGYQVKRKAGWDTHGLPVELKVETELGITKEDIGTKITVEEYNEACKKAVMRYTDIWNDMTRKAGYWVDMESPYITYEPKYMESVWWLLKQIYNKELLYKGYTIQPYSPKAGTGLSSHEVNQPGCYRDVTDTTLVAQFKAVKETLPEFLQVEGDVHFLAWTTTPWTLPSNTALTVGPKIDYVLVKTYNQYTFEPIQVVLAKNLVAKQFAGKKFTNVENEEDLVNYEEGAKQIPFYIVKSFIGKDLVGIKYEQLLDYVLPYQNPENAFRIISGDFVTIEDGTGIVHTAPTFGADDALVAKQASPEVPPMLVLDENENAVPLVDLQGRFRPELGELAGKYVKNEYYNEGEAPEKSVDVEIAIKLKTENKAFKVEKYVHSYPHCWRTDKPVLYYPLDSWFIKVTEVKDKMHSLNETINWKPKSTGEGRFGNWLKNANDWNLSRSRFWGIPLPIWRTEDGTEQVCIGSVAELKEEMQKSVAAGLMSEDIFADFEIGNMSEENYDKIDLHKNVVDKIVLVSSTGKPMHRESDLIDVWFDSGSMPYAQWHYPFENKELIDNQESYPADFIAEGVDQTRGWFYTLHAIGTMVFDSVAYKNVVSNGLVLDKNGQKMSKRLGNAVDPFETLGKHGADATRWYMISNANPWDNLKFDIAGIEEVKRKFFGTLYNTYSFFSLYANIDGFNYSEEEISLNERPEIDRWILSELNTLINKVDKFYADYEPTRATRAISDFVQDHLSNWYVRLCRRRFWKGEYAQDKISAYQTLYTCMLTVAKLSSPVAPFFMDKLYKDLVGATQKETFESVHIAEFPVYNEAFVNKSLERKMENAQTISSLVLSLRAKEKIKVRQPLQKIMIPVLDNTQKEEILAVADLIKSEVNVKEIELLDDASGILVKQIKPNFKALGPKFGKDMKLIASQIQSFSQEDIAIIEKEGQITVEINEKIIKLESADVEISSKDIEGWLVANAEGLTVALDVTITEDLHKEGVARELINRIQNARKESGLEVTDRIKLTFLSFADLQESVLANESYIKTETLTNELVFVEALESGIDIEFDAIKSKMLIEKI; the protein is encoded by the coding sequence ATGAGTACAAAGTTTACTGAATACAAAGGCTTGGATTTACCAAAAGTAGCAGAAGAAATATTAAACTATTGGTCTGAAAACAACATCTTTGAAAAAAGTATTACTAGCCGTGAAGGAAACGAGCCATTTGTATTTTTTGAAGGACCACCTTCGGCAAATGGATTACCTGGAATTCACCATGTAATGGCACGTACTATTAAAGATATTTTTTGTCGTTATAAAACTCAAAAAGGATACCAAGTAAAACGTAAAGCTGGTTGGGATACGCATGGGTTGCCTGTAGAGTTAAAAGTAGAAACAGAGTTAGGAATTACCAAAGAAGATATAGGTACTAAAATTACAGTTGAAGAATATAATGAAGCTTGTAAGAAAGCTGTGATGCGTTACACTGATATTTGGAATGATATGACTCGCAAGGCAGGATATTGGGTAGACATGGAGAGCCCATATATTACTTACGAGCCAAAATATATGGAATCAGTTTGGTGGTTGTTAAAACAAATTTATAACAAAGAATTGTTATACAAAGGGTATACTATTCAACCATATTCACCTAAAGCAGGAACAGGATTGAGTTCACATGAGGTAAATCAACCTGGATGTTATAGAGATGTTACCGACACTACTTTAGTTGCGCAGTTTAAAGCAGTAAAAGAAACATTGCCAGAATTTTTACAAGTAGAAGGAGATGTACACTTTTTAGCATGGACAACTACACCTTGGACATTACCTAGTAATACCGCATTAACTGTTGGACCCAAAATAGACTATGTTTTAGTAAAAACATATAATCAATATACGTTTGAGCCAATACAAGTTGTGTTAGCAAAAAACTTAGTAGCAAAACAATTTGCAGGAAAAAAATTTACCAACGTAGAAAATGAAGAAGATCTAGTTAATTATGAAGAAGGAGCAAAACAAATTCCTTTTTACATAGTAAAGTCATTTATAGGTAAAGATTTAGTAGGTATTAAATATGAACAATTATTAGATTATGTATTGCCCTATCAAAATCCAGAAAACGCCTTTAGAATTATTTCGGGGGATTTTGTAACTATTGAAGACGGTACAGGAATTGTACATACAGCGCCTACATTTGGAGCAGATGATGCCTTAGTAGCTAAACAAGCTTCACCAGAGGTTCCTCCAATGTTAGTTTTAGATGAAAATGAGAATGCTGTACCACTAGTAGATCTTCAAGGTAGGTTTAGACCTGAATTAGGAGAACTTGCAGGAAAATACGTTAAAAACGAGTATTATAATGAAGGAGAGGCACCTGAAAAATCGGTAGATGTTGAAATAGCTATTAAACTAAAAACAGAAAATAAAGCCTTTAAGGTTGAAAAATATGTGCACAGTTATCCACATTGTTGGAGAACAGATAAGCCAGTATTATACTATCCGTTAGATTCTTGGTTTATAAAAGTAACCGAGGTGAAGGATAAAATGCATTCTTTAAATGAAACCATTAACTGGAAACCGAAGTCTACAGGAGAAGGACGTTTTGGGAATTGGTTGAAAAATGCAAACGACTGGAACTTATCTCGCTCTAGGTTTTGGGGAATCCCGTTACCTATTTGGAGAACTGAAGATGGAACAGAGCAAGTATGTATAGGTTCTGTTGCTGAGTTGAAGGAGGAAATGCAAAAATCAGTTGCTGCTGGACTTATGAGCGAAGATATTTTTGCAGATTTTGAAATAGGTAATATGTCAGAAGAAAACTATGATAAAATCGATTTACATAAAAATGTAGTTGATAAAATAGTTTTAGTTTCTTCAACAGGAAAACCAATGCATAGAGAAAGTGATTTAATAGATGTATGGTTTGATTCAGGTTCTATGCCGTATGCGCAATGGCACTACCCATTTGAAAATAAAGAATTAATTGATAATCAAGAATCATACCCTGCAGATTTTATAGCTGAAGGAGTAGACCAAACTAGAGGTTGGTTTTATACGCTGCATGCTATAGGAACTATGGTTTTTGATTCAGTCGCGTATAAAAATGTAGTGTCTAATGGATTGGTATTAGATAAAAACGGACAAAAAATGTCTAAACGTTTAGGAAACGCTGTAGATCCTTTTGAAACATTAGGAAAACATGGAGCTGATGCTACACGTTGGTATATGATATCAAATGCCAACCCTTGGGATAATTTGAAATTTGATATTGCAGGAATTGAAGAGGTAAAACGTAAGTTTTTTGGAACATTATACAATACTTATTCATTTTTCTCTTTATACGCAAATATTGACGGATTCAATTATAGCGAAGAAGAAATTTCATTAAACGAAAGACCAGAAATTGACCGTTGGATTTTATCTGAATTAAATACTTTAATTAATAAAGTAGATAAGTTTTACGCAGATTATGAGCCAACCAGAGCTACACGTGCTATTTCTGATTTTGTTCAGGATCATTTAAGTAACTGGTATGTACGCTTATGTAGAAGGCGTTTTTGGAAAGGAGAATATGCGCAAGATAAAATATCTGCTTATCAAACATTATATACTTGTATGTTAACGGTTGCTAAGTTAAGTTCACCAGTAGCACCTTTCTTTATGGACAAGTTATATAAAGATTTAGTAGGAGCAACTCAAAAAGAAACATTTGAGAGTGTACATATAGCAGAATTCCCAGTTTACAATGAAGCCTTTGTAAATAAATCATTAGAACGTAAAATGGAGAATGCACAAACTATTTCTTCTTTAGTATTATCATTAAGAGCCAAAGAGAAAATAAAAGTGCGCCAACCATTACAAAAAATAATGATCCCTGTATTAGATAATACACAGAAAGAAGAGATTTTAGCAGTAGCAGATTTAATAAAATCAGAGGTAAACGTTAAAGAAATAGAGCTATTAGATGATGCATCTGGAATCTTAGTAAAACAAATTAAACCAAATTTTAAAGCTTTAGGGCCAAAGTTTGGGAAAGATATGAAGTTGATAGCTAGTCAGATACAGTCTTTTTCTCAAGAAGATATTGCCATTATTGAAAAAGAAGGGCAAATAACTGTTGAAATTAATGAGAAAATTATTAAATTGGAATCCGCTGATGTTGAGATTTCATCAAAAGATATCGAAGGCTGGTTAGTGGCAAACGCTGAAGGATTAACAGTTGCTTTAGATGTTACCATAACAGAGGATTTACATAAAGAAGGAGTGGCAAGAGAATTAATTAATAGAATTCAAAATGCACGTAAAGAATCTGGATTAGAAGTAACAGATAGAATAAAATTAACTTTCTTAAGTTTTGCAGATTTACAAGAATCGGTATTAGCTAATGAATCTTACATAAAAACGGAAACATTAACCAATGAGTTAGTTTTTGTTGAAGCGTTAGAAAGTGGCATAGATATTGAGTTTGATGCCATTAAAAGTAAAATGTTAATTGAAAAAATATAG
- a CDS encoding TraR/DksA family transcriptional regulator, with translation MDDVKVRYSDGDLQEFKEIILKKIETAEEDLRMLQDSYKNGADNGTEDTSPTFKSFEEGSDTMLKESNMQLAIRQEKFIRDLKNALIRIENKTYGVCRVTGKLIQKERLKLVPHATLSIEAKRKQ, from the coding sequence ATGGATGACGTTAAAGTAAGATACTCCGATGGAGATTTACAAGAATTCAAAGAAATTATCTTAAAGAAGATAGAAACAGCAGAAGAAGATTTAAGAATGTTACAAGACTCTTATAAAAATGGAGCTGATAATGGTACGGAAGATACCTCACCAACATTTAAATCTTTTGAAGAAGGTTCTGATACCATGCTAAAAGAATCTAATATGCAGCTAGCCATTAGGCAAGAAAAATTTATTAGAGACTTAAAAAACGCATTAATTAGAATTGAAAACAAAACATACGGTGTATGTAGAGTTACTGGTAAATTAATTCAAAAAGAAAGATTAAAGTTAGTTCCTCATGCAACATTAAGTATAGAGGCTAAAAGAAAACAATAA
- a CDS encoding peptidase M61 translates to MNKNLLTVAIASVLLVGCSSTKNKVNDLATKNPIETSLNLTNIQEDKVPVLINPGRFTTDKVIYRLPRVVQGTYSVSDFGKYIDNLKALDYEGKELPVKKIDTNTWEISEAKKLDKITYLVNDTFDIEVSGGIGGDTPFSPAGTNIEKTNYVLNLHGFIGYFDSLKNNQYKLDVVAPTKFKRTSALQEVATNTNKDGSVLTSSYFAPRYFDITDNPMFYGELDVEEFKVGDIKIVLSVYSPNKKHSAEKIKAVMEKMMQAQKTYLGSINSTARYDIYLYLSEGKENSPKGFGALEHHTSTVVVLPEAMPDEALAKSMIDVVSHEFFHIVTPLSVHSEDVHYFDYNQPTFSKHLWMYEGITEYFATLFQINQDLVKEDEFYEKVMGKIKSASKMNDSMSFTEMSENVLEEPYASQYYNVYQKGALIGMCIDILMREESNGHRGVLSLMKELSNKYGKNKPFEDDRLIEEINAMTYPSIGEFLNTHVVGNTPIDYTVFFEKAGLSVEKSKVKTNYIQNNGAFIFRADKETKAIMFTDAVNNNSFWAENGVKPNDVVKVVEGVELTEKNANQIFSQMYMWQPGKDIEVKLDRNGKEVIIKTKLTQSYTKGEGLKENINATSKQKELRKAWLKG, encoded by the coding sequence ATGAATAAAAATTTACTAACCGTAGCAATAGCTAGTGTTCTATTAGTTGGATGTAGTTCCACTAAAAACAAAGTGAATGATTTAGCTACTAAAAACCCAATTGAAACTTCACTAAACTTAACAAATATCCAGGAAGATAAAGTACCTGTTTTAATAAACCCAGGGCGCTTTACTACTGATAAAGTGATTTATAGATTGCCAAGAGTAGTCCAAGGAACATACTCGGTAAGTGATTTTGGAAAATATATAGATAATTTAAAGGCTTTAGATTATGAAGGGAAAGAGTTACCTGTAAAAAAAATAGATACCAATACATGGGAAATAAGCGAAGCAAAAAAACTAGATAAAATAACCTATTTAGTAAATGATACCTTTGATATAGAAGTTTCTGGAGGAATTGGAGGAGATACACCATTTTCACCAGCAGGAACAAATATTGAAAAGACTAATTATGTTTTGAACTTACATGGATTCATAGGGTATTTTGATTCATTAAAAAATAATCAATATAAGTTAGATGTTGTTGCTCCTACTAAATTTAAAAGAACATCAGCATTACAAGAAGTAGCTACAAATACCAATAAAGATGGTTCAGTGTTAACGTCTAGTTACTTTGCACCTCGTTACTTTGATATTACTGATAATCCAATGTTTTATGGAGAACTGGATGTAGAGGAGTTTAAAGTTGGGGACATAAAAATTGTATTGAGTGTGTACTCACCAAATAAAAAGCATTCTGCTGAAAAAATTAAAGCGGTAATGGAAAAAATGATGCAAGCTCAAAAAACATACTTAGGAAGTATTAATAGCACAGCGAGGTATGATATTTATTTGTATTTATCAGAAGGAAAAGAAAATTCACCAAAAGGGTTTGGAGCTTTAGAACATCATACATCAACAGTAGTCGTATTACCAGAAGCAATGCCAGATGAAGCGTTAGCAAAAAGTATGATTGATGTAGTTTCTCACGAATTTTTCCATATTGTAACACCTTTAAGTGTGCATTCAGAAGATGTACATTATTTTGATTATAATCAGCCTACTTTCTCAAAACATTTATGGATGTATGAAGGAATTACTGAATATTTTGCAACACTTTTTCAAATAAATCAAGACTTAGTAAAGGAAGATGAGTTTTATGAGAAGGTAATGGGGAAAATAAAATCAGCTTCTAAAATGAATGATTCAATGAGTTTTACTGAAATGAGTGAGAATGTTTTAGAAGAACCTTACGCATCACAATATTACAATGTGTATCAAAAAGGAGCTTTAATAGGAATGTGTATTGATATTTTAATGAGAGAAGAAAGTAATGGACATAGAGGCGTATTATCTTTAATGAAAGAATTATCAAATAAATATGGAAAGAATAAACCATTTGAAGACGATCGTTTAATTGAAGAAATTAACGCAATGACCTATCCTTCTATAGGTGAGTTTTTAAATACACATGTTGTAGGAAATACACCTATAGATTACACCGTATTTTTTGAAAAAGCAGGTTTAAGTGTAGAAAAATCAAAAGTAAAAACGAATTACATTCAAAATAATGGTGCTTTTATTTTTAGAGCAGATAAGGAAACCAAAGCAATAATGTTTACAGATGCTGTTAATAACAATAGTTTTTGGGCAGAGAATGGAGTAAAACCTAATGATGTTGTAAAAGTTGTTGAAGGAGTTGAATTAACTGAAAAGAATGCCAATCAAATATTTTCACAAATGTATATGTGGCAACCAGGAAAGGATATAGAAGTTAAGTTAGATAGAAATGGAAAAGAAGTAATTATTAAAACAAAATTGACACAATCCTATACCAAAGGAGAAGGGCTGAAAGAAAATATCAATGCCACTTCAAAACAAAAAGAACTAAGAAAAGCTTGGTTAAAAGGATAA
- a CDS encoding ABC transporter permease has protein sequence MNFLSIIIYDFLQRSRTYSFLITLCASLAIAYTFVPEPNASYSTIRIGEYVGYYNAPWFGYVTAIMTSIFLSLIGFYLVNGTIQKDFSTKIGQIIASSSISNFTYLFSKVLSNFLLLFSIVFIVFTMSIILFFLYNDGFPFDLLSFLKPYFFITIPAMFLIASIAVIFEVIFRNKSILQNIVFFFTFTLLVSSLPKNNYNLDFLGSKIVIHQMEQKILEVSKNTTEKGLTIGYVLGNISESKKFNFEGISFPISFLISRLLGVLICLIAIYIISFIFHRFNLREIINRKKNLIVHIKNHASLNLQSLPKATINYSIFPLIKTEFLLLLRKGKVYWLWINLIGMILLAVLPIKTGHSIVLPILWFLQVHRISDLTIKEITNNTHLFSFVSYLPLRRVLSSQFIAGFLLMLTLSIPLLVKTIVLGQNFSAISIVIGSLFIVSLSSCIGMFFKNKKVFEVVFFTITYANLNSIPFTDYFGAIYMSSSILFGILISSLLLIAFSFLVRKRQLI, from the coding sequence ATGAATTTTCTATCTATAATTATTTACGACTTTTTACAACGCTCTAGAACGTATTCATTCCTTATTACACTGTGTGCAAGTTTAGCTATTGCCTATACATTTGTTCCTGAACCTAACGCTAGCTATTCTACTATACGAATAGGTGAATATGTAGGTTATTATAATGCTCCTTGGTTTGGTTATGTTACAGCTATAATGACTAGTATATTTTTATCTTTAATAGGTTTTTATTTGGTAAACGGAACCATACAAAAAGACTTTAGCACTAAAATTGGGCAAATTATAGCTTCTTCTTCTATTTCTAATTTTACCTATTTATTTTCTAAAGTACTGAGTAATTTTTTATTACTTTTTAGCATTGTATTTATAGTTTTTACAATGTCTATTATATTATTTTTCTTGTATAATGATGGTTTTCCTTTTGATTTACTATCCTTTTTAAAACCTTATTTTTTTATCACCATTCCTGCAATGTTTCTAATAGCTTCCATTGCTGTAATTTTTGAAGTTATTTTTAGAAATAAATCTATTTTACAAAATATTGTATTTTTTTTCACCTTCACATTACTAGTATCTTCATTACCAAAGAATAATTATAATTTAGATTTTTTAGGAAGCAAAATTGTAATCCATCAAATGGAACAAAAAATACTTGAAGTTTCAAAAAACACTACTGAAAAAGGATTAACAATTGGTTATGTTTTGGGCAATATAAGTGAATCTAAAAAATTTAATTTTGAAGGTATTTCCTTTCCTATATCTTTTTTAATAAGTCGCCTTTTAGGTGTTTTAATCTGCTTAATAGCTATATATATTATCTCTTTTATTTTCCATCGTTTTAATTTAAGAGAAATTATAAATCGTAAGAAAAATTTGATTGTTCATATAAAAAATCATGCTTCTCTTAATTTACAATCACTTCCAAAAGCAACTATAAACTACAGTATTTTCCCGCTAATTAAAACTGAGTTTCTTTTACTTTTAAGAAAAGGAAAAGTGTATTGGTTATGGATAAATTTAATTGGTATGATTTTATTAGCTGTATTACCAATAAAAACAGGACACTCTATAGTATTACCTATTTTATGGTTTTTACAAGTACATAGAATTTCTGACCTAACTATAAAAGAAATTACAAACAATACGCATCTTTTTTCATTTGTTTCCTACTTACCTTTACGTAGGGTTTTAAGCTCTCAATTTATAGCTGGTTTCTTATTAATGCTTACTTTATCAATTCCTTTATTAGTTAAAACAATTGTTTTAGGGCAAAATTTTTCAGCTATTTCTATTGTTATTGGAAGTTTATTTATTGTATCCTTGTCTTCTTGTATTGGAATGTTTTTTAAGAATAAAAAAGTTTTTGAAGTAGTCTTTTTTACGATAACATATGCTAATCTTAATAGCATTCCCTTTACAGATTATTTTGGAGCAATATACATGAGTTCATCTATATTATTCGGAATTTTAATAAGTAGCTTGTTATTAATAGCTTTTAGCTTCTTAGTTAGAAAAAGACAATTAATCTAA
- a CDS encoding ABC transporter ATP-binding protein produces the protein MQLEIQNVSKKYTNKKLALKNFSLTINKGILGLLGPNGAGKSTLLKMIATINHPSSGSIILNKNNIVKDANYMRKQLGFLPQDFGVYPNLNAYEFLKYMAAMKGIGGKSLHSKITQLLEGLNLTEAAKRPIGSYSGGMKQRIGIAQALLNNPKVLIFDEPTVGLDPEERIRFRNLINDLASECIVILSSHIVSDIDTVANSVAIMKDGQMLAHNSQEELIKLIANKVFEISIPEIEFHSFKMKNIVVDFRKENNNYNIRYISDHNLSGAKPQTPTLEDAYLFLTKTN, from the coding sequence ATGCAATTAGAGATACAAAATGTTTCAAAAAAATACACGAATAAAAAACTAGCTTTAAAAAACTTTTCTTTAACTATTAACAAAGGAATTTTAGGCTTATTAGGTCCAAATGGCGCAGGAAAATCGACATTATTAAAAATGATTGCTACCATTAATCACCCTTCTAGTGGTTCAATTATTCTAAATAAGAACAATATTGTTAAAGATGCTAATTACATGCGCAAACAATTAGGTTTTCTTCCTCAAGACTTTGGCGTATATCCCAATTTAAATGCTTACGAGTTTTTAAAATATATGGCGGCAATGAAAGGTATAGGTGGTAAAAGCTTACACTCAAAAATCACACAACTTCTTGAAGGTTTAAATTTAACTGAAGCTGCTAAAAGGCCAATTGGGAGTTATTCTGGAGGAATGAAACAGCGTATTGGTATTGCACAAGCTTTGCTTAACAATCCAAAAGTTTTAATTTTTGATGAACCTACCGTTGGATTAGACCCTGAAGAACGCATTCGATTTAGAAATTTAATTAATGATTTAGCTTCTGAGTGTATTGTTATACTTTCTTCTCATATTGTTTCTGATATTGATACGGTTGCTAATAGTGTTGCAATTATGAAAGACGGACAAATGTTAGCTCACAACTCTCAAGAGGAATTAATAAAATTAATTGCTAACAAGGTATTTGAAATTTCTATCCCAGAAATAGAATTTCACTCATTTAAAATGAAAAACATTGTTGTAGACTTTAGAAAAGAAAACAACAATTATAATATTCGATATATATCTGACCATAATCTTTCTGGTGCCAAACCTCAAACTCCTACACTGGAAGATGCTTATTTATTTTTAACGAAAACCAATTAA